The genomic segment TCCTGGACTACCTGAACGAGGTGGACATCCGCATGTACCGGATCTCCTCCGACTTCGTGCCGTACTCCACGCATCCGGACATGCCTCAGTTCCACGCGCAAGTCCGCGAGTGCGCGCACGAGCTGGCGGAGCTGGGGCGCCGCGCGCGCGACTTCGGGATCCGCCTCTCGCTGCACCCGTCGCAGTACGTCCTTCTCTCCGCGCAGGACCCCGCGATCAACGCCAAGGGCATCGCCGACGTCAACGCGCAGGCGGAGCTTCTCGACGCGATGGAGCAGGGACCCGAGGCCGTCGTCGTGCTGCACCTGGGCGGCGCGTACGGCGACAAGGATTCCGCCATCGCGCGATTCGTGGACAACTTCGCCCGCCTCTCCGAATCCGCCCGCCGCCGCCTGGTGATCGAGAACGACGAGACCGTCTACTCGATGGCCGACTGCCTGCGCGCCCACGAGGCCACCGGCGTCCCGCTCGTTTTCGACCACCAGCATCACAACCTGAACCCGGGCGGGCTCAGTGTGGGCGAGGCCGCGCGCAAGGCGCTCGGCACCTGGGGCGGCATCCAGCCCAAGGTGCACTTCTCCTCCCCCAAGATGGACCTGCGCACCATCGTGCGCGGCAAGAAGGAGGTCACCGTCCCGCCCCTCCTCTCGCAGCACGCGGACTTCGTGAATCCCTGGGAGTTCGCCTGGTTCCTCCGCGAAACCGCCCCGCTCCCCTACGATGTGATGCTGGAGGCGAAGCAGAAGGACCAGGCCCTGCTGAAGCTTCGCGCGGACCTGGACAAGCTGCGGCTGTGGTGAGGGGGCCGGGGGTAGCCGGGGGCAGCCCCGGCGGTTGAAACCGCTGCAACAACCGCGGGAAACCTGCCTTCGCAGGTTGGGCGGCGGCGAGGTTGGTGTGGGGGGCGGTGGGGACGGTCCCGCGGCCAAGTTCCGGGGGATGAATCCCCCGGCTGGAACCACGGGAAGACCGCTGAAGCGGTCTCGCAGGCGGCCGAATGCGGTGCACGCCCGTAGCACGTGGCGGGACGTATTTACAGCCCCCTCTCTCGATAACGGCGAGGGCGCAGCCCTCTCCTGTTATCGGGAGAGGGGGCAGGCGAGTGTAACGAGCCGGGGGTGAGGGTCGTCACCCCAACCGCCGCAGCACTGCCTCCCCGGCGGCCACCGTCCCCAGCGATCCGCCGAGGTCCGAGGTGGTCTCGTCGGCGAGGACGGCGGATTGGACGGCGGATTCGATGCGCGCGGCGGAGGCGTCGTCGCCCAGGTGGCGGAGCATGAGTGCGGAGGTGAGGATCGCGGCCAGGGGGTTGGCCTTGTCCTGCCCCGCGATGTCCGGCGCGGAGCCGTGCACCGGCTCGAAGAGGGAGACGCGCCCCGGGTGGATGTTGCCCGAGGCCGTCAGGCCCAGGCCGCCTACGAGTGCGGCGCCGAGGTCGCTCAGGATGTCGCCGAACAGGTTGCCCGTGACGATCACCTGGTAGCGCTCGGGGCGGCGCACGAGGTCCATCGCCAGCATGTCCACGTACAGGGCCTCGCGCTCGATCTCCGGGTACTCCTTTGCGACCTCGGCGAAGACGCGGCGCCAGAGGCCGCCCGCGAACTCCATCGCGTTGGCCTTGTCCGAGAGGGTGACGCGGGAGTGGCCGTGGGCGCGCGCGTAGTCGAAGGCGGCGCGGATGATCCGCTCCACGCCCTTGCGCGTGTTCATGTCCTCCTGCACCGCGACCTCGTCCGGCGTCCCCTGCTTGAAGGTGCCGCCCATCCCCACGTACACCCCCTCCGTGTTCTCGCGGAAGATGACGAAGTCCAGGTCCTCTACCGTCTTCCCCTTGAGCGGGCAGAGGCGCTCGTCGAGGAGGCGCACGGGGCGGAAGTTGATGAACAGGTCAAGCTTGAAGCGCATCCCCAGCAGGATCTGGCGCGCGTGCTCGTTCCCCGGCACGCGCGGATCGCCGAGGGCGCCCAGCAGGATGGCGTCGTAGCTGGAGGAGAGCTCGGCGAACTCGGCGTCGGTGATCGTCTCGCCGGTCTCCAGGAAGCGGTCGGCGCCGTGGGGCCACTCCACCAGCTCCAGGTCGGGCCGCACGGCGCGCAGCACGCGCTCGGCCTCGCGGGTGACCTCCTTGCCAACGCCATCGCCGGGGAGCACCGCAACGCGGGCCATGATCTCTCGCCTTGTTCTCTCGATGGAAGGTGCCGCAACGAAGCGCGCCAACGTACCCGGATGCGGGTGCGGGCGTCAAGCATCCCAACTGCAGCCTCACACAGAGGCACAGAGGGGTAAAACAAGAAAAAGGAGGACGGGGTGTCCTCCTCTTCCTTGCCGTCTTCTCTGTGTCTCTGTGTGAGGCTTTGCCGGAATCTAGCGCGCGTTGGCGATCGAGGAGGTGTAGGCGGACACCGCGCGGATCTGCTCGTCGGAGAAGGTGCCGTCGCCGCGCGCGGGCATGGGGACGGGGAACTCCTTCGGGGTCGCGACGCCGTTGCGCGTGACGGCGATGATCTCGTCGAAGGAGCCGTTCCCCTCGATCCAGGCGCGGTCCGTGAGCGATGGGCCCAGCGCGGTGCCGCCGCCGTTCTCGCCGTGGCACATGACGCACGCCTTCAGGTACAGCTCGCGCCCCTGCTCCCCCGCCTCGCGCGGAACGCCGGGAGGAAGCACCCCCACGGGCGCCGCGGCAACTGGGCGGCCGGCCTCGGCCGTGGTGGCCGGCGCCGAGCTGCCGCCGCCGCTCTTGCGCGCTCCGCCGCCGCGGTCGCACGCCATCACCACCATCGCCGCCGCCACCCACCAGGTCCGTCGCCGCATCAGCTCATGTCCGCCGGTCGCAGGAAAAACGGAACGTCGCGGGGGGCGCGTCACCGCAAGCGTTGTTCCGGGGAGGGCGGCGCGACGCGCGCGCCCGGCTCGCGCGGCCATCCGCACGTCGCGCAGAACCTCCACTCCGGCTCAATCATGGAGCTGCACTCCGCGCATGGCACCGGCACCAGGCACTTGCCGCACGACGGGCAGAAGCGCACCGGACGGTCGCCAGGAAGCGGGGTGCGGCAGCCGGGGCACGCCGCAGCCCGCTTCGGCGCCGTCACTTCGGCGGCAGGCGCGGCTCCGGCCTCGGCGGGGACGGAGCGCTGCGCGGGGACCGGCTGGGCGGCGGCCAGCACGGTGACTTCGGGGGCGTAGGGGTTGAGGTACACCCCCACGCTGGCGTAGTCGCGGTAGATCCCCAGGATCGGGTTGGT from the Longimicrobium sp. genome contains:
- the uvsE gene encoding UV DNA damage repair endonuclease UvsE; translated protein: MAKREWPRRLGFAVKVVGREGLKSNDARKWQSNPHLRVSIDYLHPILDYLNEVDIRMYRISSDFVPYSTHPDMPQFHAQVRECAHELAELGRRARDFGIRLSLHPSQYVLLSAQDPAINAKGIADVNAQAELLDAMEQGPEAVVVLHLGGAYGDKDSAIARFVDNFARLSESARRRLVIENDETVYSMADCLRAHEATGVPLVFDHQHHNLNPGGLSVGEAARKALGTWGGIQPKVHFSSPKMDLRTIVRGKKEVTVPPLLSQHADFVNPWEFAWFLRETAPLPYDVMLEAKQKDQALLKLRADLDKLRLW
- a CDS encoding 3-isopropylmalate dehydrogenase, which translates into the protein MARVAVLPGDGVGKEVTREAERVLRAVRPDLELVEWPHGADRFLETGETITDAEFAELSSSYDAILLGALGDPRVPGNEHARQILLGMRFKLDLFINFRPVRLLDERLCPLKGKTVEDLDFVIFRENTEGVYVGMGGTFKQGTPDEVAVQEDMNTRKGVERIIRAAFDYARAHGHSRVTLSDKANAMEFAGGLWRRVFAEVAKEYPEIEREALYVDMLAMDLVRRPERYQVIVTGNLFGDILSDLGAALVGGLGLTASGNIHPGRVSLFEPVHGSAPDIAGQDKANPLAAILTSALMLRHLGDDASAARIESAVQSAVLADETTSDLGGSLGTVAAGEAVLRRLG
- a CDS encoding cytochrome c yields the protein MRRRTWWVAAAMVVMACDRGGGARKSGGGSSAPATTAEAGRPVAAAPVGVLPPGVPREAGEQGRELYLKACVMCHGENGGGTALGPSLTDRAWIEGNGSFDEIIAVTRNGVATPKEFPVPMPARGDGTFSDEQIRAVSAYTSSIANAR
- a CDS encoding zinc ribbon domain-containing protein; protein product: MDALDRLYRRVADVLLRQPDAQVTVGDVYQNLVPYRLVRSELGFSELAEYEHALLRLLSGERDYVIVERPEVQEELQRELRATNPILGIYRDYASVGVYLNPYAPEVTVLAAAQPVPAQRSVPAEAGAAPAAEVTAPKRAAACPGCRTPLPGDRPVRFCPSCGKCLVPVPCAECSSMIEPEWRFCATCGWPREPGARVAPPSPEQRLR